CCGGGCTTAACCTGACTTCAGCCGATTATGTTATCCACTACGATCCATGGTGGAACCCTGCTGTAGAAAACCAGGCCACAGACCGCACACACCGCATTGGCCAGACTAAGCAAGTATTTGCCTACAAGATGATCTGTGAAAATACAGTGGAAGAAAAGATCCTCAAACTGCAAGAACAAAAAAGAGGTGTAGCCGAAGCAATAATTCCCGGCCAGAGTGCCTGGAAGTCACTAACCAGAGACGATTTAGAAATGCTTTTTGAAGTATAAATGGTAGATGTGAAGTTGGGAGGAATGGGTGGATGAGTAAATGGGTGGTCATTAACCCAATAAGCACATTCACCCATTAGCCCCTTTAACCAGATTAAAACGGAGCGTCATCCATGCCCCCGGCTTCAGAAGGAAATGCCGGGCCTAGTTCTTCTTCTACATTATTTTCTTTAGCTTTCTCTTGAACTGGATCAGGGGCAGTAGCATATGTTTCGCCCTGCTGTCCTTTTGGATCTAAAGCCTGTACTCTGGAAGCCACAATTTCTGTGGTATATTTGTCCTGTCCTTGCTGATCCTGCCATTTTCTGGTCTGCAAACGACCCTCCACAAAAACCAACCTGCCTTTAGTCAAATAGTTGGCACAAAATTCAGCTTGCTTATTAAAAACAACAATCCTGTGCCATTCAGTACGCTCTACTCTATTTCCTTCCCTGTCCGTATACCCCTCATCCGTTGCCATGGAAAAGTTAACCACCGGCATTCCACTAGCTGTATAAGCAAGTCGAGGATCCTGGCCAAGTCGGCCAATCAAAAACACTTTATTCAAGCTCGCAGCCATTTATCCCCCCATTTAAAGGTTATAAGTTTGAAGAGTAGAGTTTAGAGTTAATTTTTAGGTTATTCTAAACTGGAAAACTTTGAACCAAATTCCTTTTCTTGTCCTGAACCAAAGCTGAATTCAAACTCTAAACTCTATTTTTATTACAACTGTCTGATTTCTTTTTCCAATTGATCCAGTTCATCTTCCAAAGAATACGACAGTTTATTGGCTATCTGAGGTTGCCAGTCAGCTAGAGCCTCCTCTAATTGTTTTTTGATGGATAAAATCTTGTTCAGACGCGGGCTCAAAGTATCTATCATTTTTTTATCCAGGTCTTCAAAACGAACCCTATCATGCAAAGTATCAACTAGTTCTAATACTCCTCTAACTCTCGCGATTCCTGACAGTTTTTCTTGTCCAAAGGCTATCTTATAAAGTCCTGGCCAGGCCTCTTCCACTTCTTTTTCGCTAAAGGTATAAGCCATAACCCGAATTTGCAATACTCGACCCATATTTACTCTCTTTCTTCCCATTCACTTTGGATACGAGCGACAACATCCTTAATCTGTCCCAATTGCTCTCTGGGACAGACACCAATCAGAGGCTTGCCCGCATCCACACTTTCACCCGGCTTAAAATAAAGAGCATAGATAATACCTTCCGGGCCCTGATATGGGATAATTGTTTCTCTTTTCATTCTGGACAAAATCAGGATCTCATCTCCTTCTTTAACATTGACCGCCTGGCACCCCTTCGACTTTATCTTTCTATCAACTTCAGACACAAAATAATACTTTCCTTTTTCCGGGGCCAAAAACAAGGATAAGGCTTTTTGTAAAATAATGTCTATGACTTCTTGCTTGGTTAGAAAATGTCTGATCTTTAAAAGCGGGGTACCTGCCTGTACAAATTGCCCATCTCTTAAGCCGCAAAATTCAACCACCTCGCCTTTTTCCGGCGCATAAAGGGGCTTTTTATTTCCTTCACGTACTAAATAAGCCAGTAAGGTCCCTGGCTTTTCGTTCCATGTTCCTGAAACCCCTTTTACCTTTGTCCCCACATCTTTGAGCACAAACTCGATGTTCCCCGAATGAGGAGAATATATAGTAATTTCTCTATAAGGGGCCTTTTTAATATCTTCTAATAGTGTCTTTATATTAAGCAATGAATCTTGCTCCTTCTAATTCAAGCTGTTAACTTGTAAGACATAATTTAATGGCATCCACGAACCATTACTTCCACGTCGCCAAATCATAGCAGGAACTTAGCCTAGCCGATAATAAAGATTTCTTCCACCCATAGTTACCAGGGCCTGAAATAAGTTATTCCTTACCTCGCGGCGATCCCAGATGCCTTGAATGTGTCCACGGGATAAGGCCCGATAGGCCCGGTGATAGTCCGGGGGGATATCTAATCCTGTTGTCTCTTTAATTACACCCGGACCGGCAAACCCTATATTGGCCGAACGTACTGCAAATTGATAAGGTGAACAACCTAAGAAGCTGGCTACCGGTCCGGCATAAGAGTTGGTATCATAAAGGACCACATACAGTCCACCGGCCTCCAGATATCTACGCACAGCCATGGTACATCTGGGCATCTGGAT
This sequence is a window from Desulfovulcanus ferrireducens. Protein-coding genes within it:
- a CDS encoding single-stranded DNA-binding protein produces the protein MAASLNKVFLIGRLGQDPRLAYTASGMPVVNFSMATDEGYTDREGNRVERTEWHRIVVFNKQAEFCANYLTKGRLVFVEGRLQTRKWQDQQGQDKYTTEIVASRVQALDPKGQQGETYATAPDPVQEKAKENNVEEELGPAFPSEAGGMDDAPF
- a CDS encoding biotin/lipoyl-containing protein, translating into MLNIKTLLEDIKKAPYREITIYSPHSGNIEFVLKDVGTKVKGVSGTWNEKPGTLLAYLVREGNKKPLYAPEKGEVVEFCGLRDGQFVQAGTPLLKIRHFLTKQEVIDIILQKALSLFLAPEKGKYYFVSEVDRKIKSKGCQAVNVKEGDEILILSRMKRETIIPYQGPEGIIYALYFKPGESVDAGKPLIGVCPREQLGQIKDVVARIQSEWEERE